A stretch of the Stigmatella aurantiaca genome encodes the following:
- a CDS encoding type I polyketide synthase, protein MNEALQAISEILAELTPEDRAALAAMVGKAPSPVAIVGIGCRFPGGADNPERFWEFLRAGTDAVREVPRERWNVDDYYDPDPQAPGKMVTRYGTFLDEVDRFDAPFFEISGREAQSMDPQQRLLLQVGWEALESAGLPPDGLKGRAVGVFVGSCLHDYEILAQRRGLERFDAHSVTGGMSSVLAGRLSHFLGLHGPSLTVDTACSSSLVALHLACQSLRGGESDVALAAGVNLLLAPESMVMLSRLGALSPDGRCKSFDIRANGFARGEGCGVVVLKRLPDALAAEDRIFAVIRGSAVNHDGRSTGLAAPNAQAQKAVITEALGNAGVRPEQVGYIEAHGTGTPLGDPIEVDALKELFASRKDGSTCGLGSVKTNLGHLEAAAGIAGIIKVALSLQHEAIPPHLHLTELNPRIQLSGSPFSIPASVQPWKRAGVPRIAGVSSFGLSGTNAHVVMEEAPVREQRPVSVGRRAHLLTLSAKSSASLRELARQYAALLGAPGGAALADVARSTHLGRSLLSHRLAVVAEGREEAQEALSAFAEGKPSRTVVAGEASASQRPRVAFLFTGELAPLTAAGRTLDETEPVYRAAVERCAQLLGPALGASVTQALIGRGALEHASIAQPALFIMQYALAELWASFGVRPEGVLGYGAGELAAACVSGVLSLEDALRLAAERGRLLQALPEAGEAAAQVRFSPPRCVFASTVTGAVAAPGVVAHADYWRRQAGEPVRFQQALEALRGAGFDTFVELGRQPALIGLGRKCLPTAEAVTWVASLKPEREEARGILEGLGELVARGVQVELSGLHRGERGPRIPLPTYPFAKERYWLEEAAAAQGPHRQSAPGTGLLGTRRELAGDVVCFEASWKGAGIPFAKEHRFDGGPALPSAAQLVRVHLAAAQVTGSERVELQRVRLQAPFAVTDPPGELQSQLLLTPAKDGYAFEIASARTPGGDMPPAWTRQASGTLSFPRGAPGLAPAIATDGNEGARLGTEQVSAQLRTWGHEPGRRLESVWSNGREAVAQLRAGGDGTGWDPLLLETSLLAAAFVNAPAEDRAFFPGEIARLVFGKVAVPGELLTCTVRRVADATVDVWLTDGQGQTRLEARGVRLEWMAREQLPSSLRTRAGESVYEVSWSPASPPQQVEATACSWLLFADEGGVADTLAAHICSTPSASVVRVRPGDAFSEGPGGFRVRPGEAADYARLLEALRGAGGPPLTRVVHLWALDSREKGGALGDEASRVSWPVVALVQALAKANASARVHVVTRGAQAVHAGELPTPAQAALWGLGRVVADELASLWGGMLDLEAPGTPADAERLYQAVLGGSWPQGAALRGGGWHTPRLVRAAAGHGEPVTFRRDASYLLTGGAGALGRAVARWMADQGARCLVLAGRSDGSREVLALEQELAARGVRVVLERVDVARREEVQALLSRMEAQLPPLRGVVHAAGVLEDALLVNQDPSAFERVLAPKVAGAVHLDALTRQRPLDFFVSFSSIAALLGNAGQGAYAAANAFLDAFAATQRARGLPALTVSWGTWQVGMASAASATRKHWLQAMAPELGVNVLGRLMGSGRAWALGMSADWSCYEDGNAVRGLLLEDLTRGGLAKPAPAPAPQVQSPVASVSTEPPLVSALRQVAAARHEEFVLDHVSRIVRTVLLLDDAIPVSPTRRLDELGLDSLLAVDLVNALRAETGLPLPVTLPMEHPNTAAIARYIHRSLEASAAT, encoded by the coding sequence CTGTCGCTTCCCGGGCGGTGCCGACAACCCCGAGCGCTTCTGGGAGTTCCTGCGCGCGGGGACCGACGCTGTTCGCGAAGTCCCGCGAGAGCGCTGGAACGTGGATGACTATTACGATCCGGATCCCCAGGCGCCCGGGAAGATGGTCACCCGCTACGGCACGTTCCTCGACGAGGTGGACCGGTTCGACGCGCCATTCTTCGAAATCTCCGGGCGCGAGGCGCAGTCGATGGACCCGCAGCAACGGCTGCTGCTCCAGGTGGGCTGGGAGGCCTTGGAGAGCGCGGGCCTGCCACCGGATGGGCTCAAGGGGCGCGCGGTGGGCGTGTTCGTCGGCAGCTGCCTCCATGACTACGAGATCCTAGCGCAGCGCCGGGGTCTGGAGCGCTTCGATGCCCACTCGGTGACGGGCGGGATGTCGAGCGTGCTCGCGGGCCGCCTGTCGCACTTCCTCGGGTTGCACGGTCCCAGCCTCACGGTGGACACCGCGTGCTCGTCCTCACTCGTTGCGCTCCACCTGGCATGCCAGAGCCTGCGTGGCGGTGAGTCCGATGTGGCGCTCGCAGCGGGCGTGAATCTGCTCCTGGCGCCCGAGAGCATGGTCATGTTGTCGCGCCTGGGCGCCCTGTCGCCGGATGGCCGTTGCAAGTCGTTCGACATCCGCGCAAACGGGTTCGCGCGTGGCGAGGGCTGCGGCGTCGTCGTCCTCAAGCGGCTGCCAGATGCACTTGCGGCCGAGGATCGCATCTTCGCGGTGATTCGCGGCTCTGCCGTCAACCACGACGGGCGCAGCACGGGGCTCGCGGCGCCGAACGCGCAGGCACAGAAGGCGGTGATTACCGAGGCGCTCGGGAACGCGGGGGTGAGGCCGGAGCAGGTGGGCTACATCGAGGCACACGGGACGGGGACGCCGCTCGGGGACCCCATCGAAGTGGATGCGCTCAAAGAGCTGTTCGCGAGCCGGAAGGACGGCTCGACGTGCGGGCTCGGATCCGTGAAGACCAACCTGGGGCACCTGGAGGCCGCGGCAGGAATCGCCGGCATCATCAAGGTGGCGCTGTCGCTGCAGCACGAGGCCATCCCGCCGCACCTGCACCTCACCGAGCTGAACCCGCGCATCCAACTGTCGGGGTCGCCGTTCAGCATCCCGGCGTCAGTGCAGCCGTGGAAGCGCGCGGGCGTGCCGCGGATCGCGGGCGTGAGCTCCTTCGGTCTGTCTGGCACCAACGCGCACGTCGTGATGGAGGAGGCGCCCGTGCGCGAGCAGCGCCCGGTGTCGGTGGGCCGGCGGGCGCATCTGCTGACCCTCTCGGCGAAGTCGTCCGCGTCACTCCGGGAGCTCGCGCGCCAGTACGCCGCGCTGCTCGGGGCTCCGGGGGGAGCGGCGCTGGCGGACGTCGCGCGGTCCACGCACCTGGGGCGCTCGCTGCTCTCGCACCGCTTGGCGGTGGTGGCGGAGGGCCGGGAAGAGGCCCAGGAGGCGCTCAGCGCGTTCGCGGAGGGAAAGCCCTCGCGCACGGTTGTGGCTGGTGAGGCGTCCGCGTCGCAGCGGCCGCGGGTGGCATTCCTATTCACGGGCGAGCTCGCGCCGCTCACCGCTGCGGGACGGACACTCGATGAGACCGAACCCGTGTACCGCGCGGCCGTGGAGCGCTGCGCGCAGCTGCTCGGGCCGGCGCTTGGGGCCAGCGTGACGCAGGCGCTGATCGGCCGGGGCGCGCTCGAACATGCTTCCATCGCTCAGCCAGCGCTGTTCATCATGCAGTATGCGCTGGCCGAGCTGTGGGCGTCCTTTGGCGTGCGTCCAGAGGGAGTGCTCGGGTACGGAGCTGGCGAGCTCGCCGCCGCGTGTGTCTCGGGCGTGCTGAGCCTTGAGGACGCGCTGAGGCTCGCGGCCGAACGCGGGCGGCTGCTGCAGGCGCTTCCCGAGGCGGGCGAGGCGGCCGCGCAGGTGCGCTTCAGCCCACCGCGCTGCGTGTTCGCATCGACCGTGACTGGCGCGGTGGCGGCGCCCGGAGTGGTGGCACATGCTGACTATTGGCGCCGTCAAGCGGGCGAGCCGGTGCGTTTCCAGCAGGCGCTTGAGGCGTTGCGCGGGGCCGGGTTCGATACATTCGTGGAGCTGGGGAGGCAACCGGCGCTGATCGGCCTGGGACGCAAGTGCCTACCCACTGCGGAGGCGGTGACGTGGGTCGCGTCACTGAAACCAGAGCGAGAGGAAGCACGAGGGATACTGGAGGGCCTCGGAGAACTCGTTGCGCGAGGCGTGCAGGTAGAACTCTCTGGCCTCCATCGGGGTGAGCGTGGCCCACGCATCCCGCTGCCTACCTACCCGTTCGCCAAGGAGCGCTACTGGTTGGAGGAGGCAGCGGCGGCGCAGGGGCCTCACCGCCAAAGCGCTCCCGGCACGGGACTCCTCGGCACACGGCGTGAGCTCGCGGGGGACGTCGTCTGCTTCGAGGCGAGCTGGAAGGGGGCCGGGATCCCCTTCGCGAAGGAGCACCGGTTCGATGGCGGGCCTGCGCTCCCCTCTGCAGCTCAGTTGGTGCGCGTGCACCTGGCCGCGGCGCAGGTGACGGGCAGCGAACGTGTTGAGCTGCAGCGCGTCCGGCTCCAGGCTCCGTTTGCGGTGACGGACCCGCCCGGTGAACTCCAGAGCCAGCTGCTGCTCACGCCGGCGAAGGACGGCTATGCGTTCGAAATTGCGAGCGCGCGCACGCCCGGCGGTGACATGCCGCCCGCGTGGACGCGGCAGGCTTCAGGGACGCTGTCATTCCCTCGAGGCGCCCCTGGGCTGGCACCGGCCATCGCGACGGATGGGAATGAAGGGGCACGGCTCGGCACCGAGCAAGTGTCCGCACAGCTTCGGACGTGGGGGCACGAGCCCGGCCGGCGGCTTGAGTCCGTGTGGTCGAACGGGCGTGAGGCGGTGGCGCAGCTGCGCGCTGGGGGTGACGGGACGGGGTGGGACCCGCTTCTCCTTGAGACGTCATTGTTGGCCGCCGCATTCGTGAACGCCCCCGCCGAGGATCGGGCGTTTTTCCCAGGTGAGATTGCAAGACTGGTTTTCGGCAAGGTGGCAGTGCCGGGTGAGCTGCTGACGTGCACCGTGCGACGGGTGGCTGACGCTACTGTGGATGTGTGGCTCACGGATGGGCAGGGCCAGACCCGGCTGGAGGCGAGGGGGGTCCGCCTTGAGTGGATGGCGCGTGAGCAGCTGCCTTCCTCGCTGCGGACGCGCGCCGGCGAGTCCGTGTACGAAGTGAGCTGGAGCCCTGCCTCCCCTCCGCAGCAGGTCGAGGCCACAGCGTGCTCTTGGTTGTTATTCGCGGATGAGGGGGGCGTGGCGGACACGCTTGCGGCGCATATCTGCAGCACGCCGTCTGCCTCGGTCGTCAGGGTCCGCCCGGGCGATGCGTTCAGCGAAGGACCCGGCGGCTTCCGGGTCCGCCCCGGTGAGGCTGCGGATTACGCTCGCCTGCTCGAGGCGCTTCGTGGGGCCGGGGGGCCGCCGCTGACGCGTGTGGTGCATCTGTGGGCGCTGGACAGCCGGGAGAAGGGCGGAGCGCTCGGTGATGAGGCGAGCCGCGTCTCCTGGCCGGTGGTAGCGCTGGTGCAGGCGCTCGCCAAAGCCAACGCGAGCGCCCGCGTGCACGTCGTGACGCGAGGGGCACAGGCTGTCCATGCTGGTGAGTTGCCCACGCCCGCGCAGGCGGCGTTGTGGGGATTGGGCCGCGTCGTGGCGGATGAACTCGCGTCACTGTGGGGCGGGATGTTGGACCTGGAGGCTCCAGGCACCCCAGCGGACGCCGAGCGGCTGTACCAAGCGGTGCTCGGAGGCAGTTGGCCGCAAGGTGCCGCGCTCCGCGGTGGGGGCTGGCATACGCCGCGGCTCGTGCGCGCAGCTGCGGGGCACGGAGAGCCGGTGACGTTCCGGCGCGATGCGAGCTACCTGCTGACGGGAGGCGCAGGCGCGCTGGGGCGGGCCGTTGCCAGGTGGATGGCGGACCAGGGCGCACGCTGTCTGGTCCTCGCGGGGCGGAGTGACGGCAGCCGGGAAGTGCTCGCGCTCGAGCAGGAGCTTGCGGCGCGTGGCGTCCGCGTCGTGCTGGAGCGCGTCGACGTGGCTCGCCGCGAAGAGGTGCAGGCGCTGTTGTCCCGGATGGAGGCGCAGCTGCCGCCGCTCCGGGGCGTGGTGCACGCTGCGGGCGTGTTGGAGGACGCGTTGTTGGTGAACCAGGACCCTTCCGCATTCGAGCGGGTGTTGGCCCCCAAGGTGGCCGGCGCGGTCCATCTCGATGCGCTCACGCGGCAGCGGCCGTTGGACTTCTTCGTGAGCTTCTCGTCCATCGCGGCGCTGCTTGGCAATGCGGGGCAGGGTGCGTATGCCGCGGCGAATGCTTTCCTCGACGCATTCGCCGCAACCCAGCGTGCGCGGGGGCTCCCAGCGCTCACGGTGAGCTGGGGGACCTGGCAGGTGGGTATGGCCTCGGCCGCCTCTGCGACGCGCAAGCACTGGCTTCAGGCCATGGCCCCCGAACTTGGTGTCAATGTCCTCGGACGGCTGATGGGCAGCGGCCGCGCGTGGGCGCTCGGCATGTCCGCGGACTGGTCCTGCTATGAGGACGGGAACGCGGTGAGGGGGCTCTTGCTGGAGGACCTGACGCGGGGCGGATTGGCGAAGCCGGCCCCGGCGCCGGCGCCGCAGGTGCAAAGCCCTGTGGCGTCCGTGAGCACGGAGCCTCCGCTCGTGAGCGCGCTTCGCCAAGTCGCTGCGGCGCGGCACGAGGAGTTCGTGCTGGACCACGTGAGCCGAATCGTCCGCACCGTGCTCTTGCTGGACGATGCCATCCCTGTTTCGCCCACGCGGAGACTGGACGAGCTTGGGCTGGACTCTCTGCTCGCGGTGGACCTGGTGAATGCGCTGCGCGCCGAGACGGGCCTCCCACTCCCCGTCACCTTGCCCATGGAGCACCCGAACACCGCCGCCATTGCTCGCTACATCCACCGGAGCCTGGAGGCCTCAGCCGCGACGTAG